The following are encoded in a window of Seleniivibrio woodruffii genomic DNA:
- a CDS encoding helix-turn-helix domain-containing protein has product MTEFMEILAVNIKKLRKAKGYSQERLAELAGLHPTYVSHLETGKANPTVAILLSLSERLGVNVERLLMPETDFLADETLQKLQKSLETADSGKKAAVTGILSELDKLI; this is encoded by the coding sequence ATGACTGAATTCATGGAAATTCTAGCTGTAAACATCAAGAAGCTGCGCAAGGCGAAGGGCTACTCTCAGGAGAGGCTGGCTGAGCTTGCTGGGCTGCATCCCACCTATGTGTCACATCTGGAAACCGGCAAAGCGAATCCCACAGTTGCGATACTTCTGAGTCTGTCCGAGAGATTGGGCGTGAACGTTGAAAGGCTGTTGATGCCTGAGACTGACTTTCTTGCTGATGAAACGTTGCAGAAGCTGCAGAAGAGTCTTGAGACTGCCGACAGCGGGAAGAAGGCGGCGGTTACCGGAATACTTTCTGAACTCGATAAGCTGATATAA